The Phycisphaerae bacterium sequence TTACCGGCAGCGCGGAACTGTACGAAAAGGGCGGCCGGCCGCCGTACGCCAGCGTCAATTTCGTCACCTGCCACGACGGGTACACCCTGCGCGACCTGGTCTCGTACAGCCACGGCCACAACGAGGCCAATCAGGAAGACGATCGGGGGCGCGAGGAGTACAACATTTCCTTCAACTGCGGGCACGAAGGGCACACCGACGACCCCGAGGTGAATATGCGGCGGTCTCGTTATCAGCGGGATTTCCTGGCCACCCTGCTGCTCTCGCAGGGCATGCCGCACATCCTTCACGGCGACGAGATCGGGCGGACCCAGCACGGCAACAACAACGCCTACAGCCAGGACAACGATACGTCGTACGTCGATTGGGAGCATCGCGACTGCGATCTGCACGAGTTCGCGCAGCGGCTGATCGCCCTGCGCCGCGATCATCCCATCTTCCGGCGGTGGCGGTGGATCCGCGGTTCGGGTACGGGTCAGCCCGCGGAGGTCGCCTGGTATCAGCCGAACGGTCAGCCCATGACCGATGAACAGTGGGACCGTCCCGACGACCACGCCCTTCAGATCATGCTGGACGGCAATCACATTCGCGGATTGGACCTGCAGGGCCAGCCGATCTCCGACGACAGCTTCCTCGTCCTGGTCAACGCCCACCATGAGCCGCTGGCGTTTCGAATCATCCCCGGGCCGACCGGCGGGGCGTGGTTCCTCGTGCTCGATACCTCGGATTGGCAACAGGACGACCGCCGAAGCGTCCAGGCCGGCGAGGAGATCACCATGCCCGCCTCGAGCCTCCTGCTCTTTACCGACGGCCAGTAACAGCCCATTGTCTTGTATCGTCGCGGCGGTATACTAGGCCCTTTCTTTGGCAGGAGACTTCAGAACGATGAAAACGCAGACCACCGTCAATTTTGAAGAACCGATGCGTCTGTTCGCCTCGCACGCCGAGGCGCTGGTCGACGAGCGAGGCCGGACATACTTCAACGTGTTCCGCACCGAGCCGGCTGAGGCGGTCTTCGACTGGCCGGATTACGTCGATCTGCCCGCGCGGTACCTGGAGGCGGCGGCCATGATCGAGCCGGTGGTGGGCGGGTTGGTCGAGACGGTCCCGGCGCTGCGGAAGTGGCTCTACGGGTTCGTCGAGGCGGACGGGCTGGCGTACCGGCCCAACGACATGATCGCCAACCACGAAGCCGAACTGTTCGACCAGGCGCGGTACATCCACATGCTGGCCACGTGGGCGATGTACGATCCGGAGGACCGCGAGGTGCGGGAACGCCTGGCCAACGCCTGCCGCGGCTTGATGGGGCGGGCGACCTTTGAGGGCGACTACGCGTATATCAATCGCATTGAGGTGTATTTCGGCGGCACGCTGATCCGGCCGATGATGCAGGCGGCGCTGGTGATGAACCGGCCCGACTGGATCGACTTCGCCGGCAAGCTGACCAAGGGCATTCTCCACCATTCCGAACACTTCGCCGCCGACGGCAGCTTCAAGGGTCATCATCACGGGCATCTGGGCTGCCAGGCGGGCATGCTGGCGTGGGCTCTGGTGACCGGCGATGACCGCGTGCGCGACCGCGTCCGGCAGATCTTCGACTGGTCACGGTCGATCAGCACGTCGTTCGGTTTCGTGCCCGAGGTGGCCCAGCGGCCGGACGACCTGGTGGCCTGCGAGACATGCACGTTGATGGATTACCTGGATGCGGTGCTGCTGCTGGCCCGCCACGTGGACCCGGGATACTGGGATGTGGCGGAAAAGGCGGCCAGGAACCACCTAATGGAGGTCCAGGTTCGCGACGCCTCGTGGCTGGCCCAGACGCCGGAGAAGCCGGACGAGGAGGACATCATCCGCAGCCGCATTCGTCAGCGGGTTTTGGGGTCTTTTGCCGGCTGGAGCGCGCCGCACGCCATGCTGGCCTGCGCCGAGGAACAGCAGCGGTTCACGTGGGTCAAGTCCCAGGAGCTTCAGCCGCGATACTGGGGCAAAGTCCGGGCGATCCAGAACTGCTGCGCGGGGGCGGGCGTCCGCGGGCTGCACCAGGTCTGGAGCAACATCGCCACCTTCGCCGACGGACAACTCAGCGTCAACATGCTGATGGGCAAGCGGGTGCCTGAGGCGCGGATCACCGGCTTTGCCCCCTTCGAGGGACGGGCGACGATCCAGATGCTGCAAGACTGCCGCCTGCGGTTCCGGCCGTCATCCGATCTGCGGCCCGAGCAGGTCAACGTCCGGCTCAACGGCCGGAACGTCCAGACAAAATGGAACGGTCCGTTCGTGGAGATGGGGGCGGTGCGCCGGGGCGACCAGATCGAGGTGGCCTATCCGCTGCCTCAACGGCGGGAGGCGGTTACGATCGGCAACCCCGGATTCCAGAGCTACCGCTTCCAGGCCGACTGGAAGGGCGATACGGTGATCGCCGTCGAGCCCGACCCGAACAACGCGACCACCGGCCATTCGCACGTGATGAACCAGCGGATCCCGGTCTACTACGGCCCCGACGCCCCCGGCCGGCTCTACCAGCGCGACGCCTGGCGAAAGGACCGGACGGATGTGGCCCTCTCCCAGCCGGCGCCGGATGACCGGCGGATCGACTGGTTCAGCCTGAGGTCCAAGCAGTAATCACCGTGCGCCGCAGCGGAGAAGGCTGGACGCGATCATCAGTTGGTATTGCGCAGCACCTCGATCAGCGCTGTCGCCTGAGCGCGGGAGAAGTCCTCCAGCCGTTGGATGTCCGCATCCAGCGGATTACCGGCTTCGATGCTGTCCCTCACGTCGTTCGCCAGGTCGGTCCTTTCCCGGTGCATGGCGGCTTCCAATGCGGCCCAGCGGGTTCTCTGCTGCTTCCATCCCTCCTGCCTGTAGTCAGCGGTGCGCTTGCCCAGGGCATAGGCCGCGCCGTCGACGAGAGGTTTGGGCGTGCGTCGCTGACCCATGAACAGCGGGAACGCCGCCACCCGCGCCGGTAACGACACCCACGCCACCGTCAGAGTTTCCGGGTGGTCCGGGTCGATCTCGACGGTCATTCCCGAAATGGATTGTCCGGTCAGAATGGGCCGTTCCCGCTGGACGTTCTGGAACATCGCGAAATCGACCTGGTCGGCCGCCCGAAGGCTCAGGACGGGCTTTTCCTTGTTGAACCGGCTGAAGTAGGCTTCCTTATCGTGGACCTTCGAGACGACGTGCTGCGCGTTGTTGCAGGCTTCGATGATCACGCCGTCTTTGTCCACGAACAGGAGGTGCTGCCCGTTCACGTCGCCGCCGGCGTAGTAGCCTTTCCTGACGAAATCCTCGAGAATGGCAAGGGCCTCTTTCGAGGACGCGGCCTTCTCAGCCATGTAGCGCAGAATGTCCCCGCCCATCAAGCCGCGGTATTTCGGAGGCGCGTCCGGAAGGACCAGCGTGGAGGAATCCTTCTTCTTCGCGGCGGGGTAGTCGCCCGCGATGGCCAGGCCTTTGTCGTTCACGACCATGGACAGCCCTCTGAGCGAGCCGATATCGGTTACGGCGATGAACTTGTTGACGCCCGGGGTGGCGTTTTCCACAATGACCGCCACCTGGGGACGATCGACGTTGTCGCGGGTCTTGTGGAAGAGAATCGCGCCATCCTTGGCCCGGCTGCGCGGCACGGCGTAGGAGGTGCATTCGATGATGTCGCCGTCGGTCACCGGCGGCGAGAGCTTGTCTTCGGATTCGCTCGCTTTCAGGAACCGCTTTCGCGACACGCTCCCGCAGAAGGCGAGATAGAGGTCCTCATCCAGCCCGACTTCCCTGGCGATGGCGCGGTTCTCCTGGAGCCGATGGGGCGCGATGGTCTCGGTGATGCGATTGTAGACCGCCGCCCGCTCGATGAGCGTTTCCCGGCTGAGGCCCGCTTCCTCCGCCGGGTCGAGGTAGGTGGTCTTCATATCCTGAATGATCGCCTCCTTGTTCATTTTCCCCCAGGTCCGTCCAATGCTCTCCGGATCGCCGGCCAACAAAATCATGTCCGTTTCCTCCGCCAATACCGGCGACGCCGGCAAGATAAAGAACACTATTGTCGCGATAGCGACCCATTTCGAACCGTCGATTCCCGACTTCATACCTGTCCTTTCGTTTGCCTACTCCGTATCCACGCGAACAGCAGTTTTTACCAGGAAAACATCGGCACGTCCAGCCACTGGCCGCCCTGCATGGCGGACTCGTGGGCGACGATTCCCGGGAGGGTGAAATCGCAGGAGCGGATCACGTCGATCTGTGGGTTCCGGTCCTCTTTGATGGCGTTGATGAATTCCCGAATGAGGTGGTATTCCGACGTGCCGTGGCCGCCTTTCTGGGCTTCGGGCGGCGCGGTCTTGTCGTTCACGTAGAAGATGGGCTCGTCTCCCTTCGCTATCGTGTGCGTCTGTGGATCATCGATGAACAACGAATGCCCCGGCCCCTCCTTCTCCTTCGGGATGCGGCTGTTCTCCAGGTGGCCGTGGGTGCCGTAGAGGCAATACCAGACCATGTGCCGGCGGGCGGCGACCTGGCTGCGGAGAATCTTGACGATGGCGCCCTTCTGCGTCTTGAACAGGCCGATCTCGATGTCCAGAAAACCCGGATGGTCGGCGTAATCCGGACACTTGTTAAATCCGGTGGTCAGGCCGCACGCCGCGACGACGCGGTCGTCCATGAGGGTCAGCAGCGGACCGAGGGTGTGGGCGCAGTACCAGATCGGAGGCCGTTCGTGCCGCCAACGGTATTGCCCGGTGTCAGGGTCTCTCAGGAGCTGGATGATCTCGTGGATGTACTCCCCTTCGGCATAGTAGATTTTGCCGAGCTTGCCTTCGTCGATCATCCGCTTCCACTGGATGACGTAGTCGAAGTAGGTGTAGTTTTCGGCCATCATGTACTTCATGCCGGACTTCTTCACCGCGTCGACGACCTCGCGGCATTCCTCGACGGTGTAGGCCATCGTCTGCTCGCACAGGACGTGGCGGCCGCTCTGAAGGGCCTTGACGGTGTGTTCGGTGTGCATCGGGATGGGCGTGGCGATCATGACGGCGTCCATCCCGGCATCGAGAAAACCGTCGTAATCGGTGAAGCACTGCCGCTCGTTGATGGCGAATCCGTCGGCCACCGCGTCGATTCGCGATTCGTCGACGTCGCAGAGGGCGGAGACTTCCACGTCCGGATGGGCGGCAAATACGTTCAGAAAGCCCTTGCCGCGGGACAGGCCAACCAGTCCGATCTTGAGTTTCTTCATATCCACCTCACCAGGGAAATGAACCTTGCTCAACGGCTATTTCCATTCTAGCTTGTAACGAAACGCCCGGAAGAGTAGACTTCTGCTAAGGGCTGCATTGTTTTGCTTGTGGCTTGCGAGCTATGACGAAGAAGGAAACGCATTCGCGGCAGGAGCAGGCGATCCTCGTCGCGCGGGCGATGGCGTCGCCTCCGACGATCGATCGGTTGGACGTCCTGATGCATTCCGACTTCAACGGCAATCGGCTGCATTTCTCCGGCACCGATGAGTTGATCCACATTCAGCAGGGGCAGGCCCAGATCGTCGTCGGCCGAAAGCGATTTCTGCTGGGGCCTCGCGACACGATCGTTCTGCCGCATCGGACCCGGCATCGGGACCTGAGGTACGGGAATCAGCCCTGCCGGTTCCAGTACATCTTCTTTCACTGGCCGGCCGGGCGAGGGCTCCTGGAGTCGATGTCGGCGGAGACGCTGCTGAAGCTGCCGTCGGGGGAGAAGCATCACGTCCACCTTCTGATTTCCGAGTTCGAGCGTGAGTATGTTTCGACCTCGCCGGCTGCCGAGTACAGGATGCAGATGCTTCTGATGGAATCGCTGCTGGCGATCCTGCGGTTTTCGACGCCGATATCGGATGCGTCCGACGCGAACGCCGGGGCGGCGGTGGCGGAAGTCCGGCGCAAGCGGCTCGCGGAGAAGGTGCGGGCGCATCTGCTGGAGAACTACTGCGAGACGGTCAGTCTGGTGGACCTCGCCAAGCGGCACGAGACGAGCACGTTTCATCTGTCGCGGACGTTTTCGCAGGAGTACGGCGTTTCGATCACCGACATGCTGGCGACGATTCGAATGGAACGCGCCAAGGAAATGCTGCGTGAAAACAGGCTCAGCGTCAAGGAAATCGCCGCCAGGACGGGATACAGCGCCTCGAATTACTTCTCTCGCTGCTTCAAGCGGCTCTGTGGGATGAGCCCGAGTGAATATCAGTTGATGGTGTGCAGGTCCAGACCCGCCAAAGGCGGGAACGACCCAGGAACCGGTCGCGGACATCGGCGGGGACCCACACGATAGGACGTCCGATGGGGGATGTTTTCACCGCCGTTGGAGGCCGTCGGCTGGGACGTTCTCGAGGATGCGGCGGGTCGTGCCCCAGAGGGCCGAATACGGGAACCAGAAT is a genomic window containing:
- a CDS encoding Gfo/Idh/MocA family oxidoreductase — its product is MKKLKIGLVGLSRGKGFLNVFAAHPDVEVSALCDVDESRIDAVADGFAINERQCFTDYDGFLDAGMDAVMIATPIPMHTEHTVKALQSGRHVLCEQTMAYTVEECREVVDAVKKSGMKYMMAENYTYFDYVIQWKRMIDEGKLGKIYYAEGEYIHEIIQLLRDPDTGQYRWRHERPPIWYCAHTLGPLLTLMDDRVVAACGLTTGFNKCPDYADHPGFLDIEIGLFKTQKGAIVKILRSQVAARRHMVWYCLYGTHGHLENSRIPKEKEGPGHSLFIDDPQTHTIAKGDEPIFYVNDKTAPPEAQKGGHGTSEYHLIREFINAIKEDRNPQIDVIRSCDFTLPGIVAHESAMQGGQWLDVPMFSW
- a CDS encoding AraC family transcriptional regulator, whose translation is MTKKETHSRQEQAILVARAMASPPTIDRLDVLMHSDFNGNRLHFSGTDELIHIQQGQAQIVVGRKRFLLGPRDTIVLPHRTRHRDLRYGNQPCRFQYIFFHWPAGRGLLESMSAETLLKLPSGEKHHVHLLISEFEREYVSTSPAAEYRMQMLLMESLLAILRFSTPISDASDANAGAAVAEVRRKRLAEKVRAHLLENYCETVSLVDLAKRHETSTFHLSRTFSQEYGVSITDMLATIRMERAKEMLRENRLSVKEIAARTGYSASNYFSRCFKRLCGMSPSEYQLMVCRSRPAKGGNDPGTGRGHRRGPTR